The following are from one region of the Dreissena polymorpha isolate Duluth1 chromosome 2, UMN_Dpol_1.0, whole genome shotgun sequence genome:
- the LOC127868466 gene encoding uncharacterized protein LOC127868466 isoform X2 — translation MECYLICMMRLYNAVTLLMVLIAFIICTVQGIKDDSSHFLLAVNLLLSGMVSIVCNWWYRKSELSADKYWYIFLVSSVIIFQAITTDIYALHKAAPPITTRAPFTLPSTTPYTGTTMTWRTIVPGSGSVTPPTFAFLQHVTTKLYDTLYRW, via the exons ATGGAATGTTATTTG ATATGTATGATGCGTCTCTATAATGCCGTCACACTTTTGATGGTACTG ATCGCGTTTATTATCTGCACAGTGCAAGGAATAAAGGACGACAGTTCTCACTTCCTACTGGCCGTGAATCTCCTGC tcAGTGGAATGGTCAGCATCGTTTGT AACTGGTGGTACAGAAAAAGTGAACTT AGCGCTGACAAGTACTGGTACATCTTCCTCGTGTCCTCTGTCATCATCTTCCAG GCCATAACAACGGACATCTACGCCTTGCACAAGGCGGCCCCACCCATAACGACGCGCGCACCCTTTACCCTGCCCTCGACCACGCCGTACACGGGAACCACCATGACGTGGCGCACCATCGTGCCCGGAAGTGGCTCCGTGACGCCGCCTACCTTCGCCTTTCTGCAGCACGTGACAACCAAACTGTACGATACGCTGTATCGGTGGTAG
- the LOC127868466 gene encoding uncharacterized protein LOC127868466 isoform X1 — protein sequence MADSSVKVTGLDSNAIYHEVSPTIICMMRLYNAVTLLMVLIAFIICTVQGIKDDSSHFLLAVNLLLSGMVSIVCNWWYRKSELSADKYWYIFLVSSVIIFQAITTDIYALHKAAPPITTRAPFTLPSTTPYTGTTMTWRTIVPGSGSVTPPTFAFLQHVTTKLYDTLYRW from the exons ATGGCGGACTCCTCGGTGAAAGTTACTGGCTTGGATAGCAATGCGATTTACCATGAAGTATCACCGACAATT ATATGTATGATGCGTCTCTATAATGCCGTCACACTTTTGATGGTACTG ATCGCGTTTATTATCTGCACAGTGCAAGGAATAAAGGACGACAGTTCTCACTTCCTACTGGCCGTGAATCTCCTGC tcAGTGGAATGGTCAGCATCGTTTGT AACTGGTGGTACAGAAAAAGTGAACTT AGCGCTGACAAGTACTGGTACATCTTCCTCGTGTCCTCTGTCATCATCTTCCAG GCCATAACAACGGACATCTACGCCTTGCACAAGGCGGCCCCACCCATAACGACGCGCGCACCCTTTACCCTGCCCTCGACCACGCCGTACACGGGAACCACCATGACGTGGCGCACCATCGTGCCCGGAAGTGGCTCCGTGACGCCGCCTACCTTCGCCTTTCTGCAGCACGTGACAACCAAACTGTACGATACGCTGTATCGGTGGTAG
- the LOC127868467 gene encoding uncharacterized protein LOC127868467 produces MSERDALAPKRPEVQPQSTIPSQALYHDSTQTPMARCLQWLFVALVVVMVLVCMILSIVQGVKNKANGALYFMMGLSLLGFVFIEVILILFIRRDHLDRIKLWFLYFVGGIVILESIFTDVLLYKK; encoded by the exons ATGTCTGAAAGAGATGCCTTGGCTCCGAAGAGACCGGAAGTTCAGCCCCAGTCAACGATTCCGAGCCAGGCTCTGTACCATGACAGCACACAGACGCCGATGGCC AGGTGCCTGCAATGGTTGTTCGTGGCCTTGGTGGTCGTCATGGTTCTG GTGTGCATGATACTGAGCATAGTGCAGGGAGTGAAAAACAAGGCTAACGGAGCGCTGTACTTCATGATGGGTCTCAGTTTACTGGGTTTCGTTTTCATAGAGGTCATTCTC ATACTATTTATTCGCCGAGACCATTTGGACCGTATCAAACTCTGGTTCCTCTACTTCGTAGGCGGTATCGTCATCTTGGAGTCCATTTTCACGGACGTTTTGCTATATAAAAAGTGA
- the LOC127868468 gene encoding nodal homolog 4-A-like, with protein MKKISIMAWKINIFSVFLYSAILFTIVKITSAIEIGRELSPGVSKSMLLQSLHGIHATKERTIEKEELRKHIRQQYQIQTDVNKPSVGFMIDVFEQLVQGGEMTSVLGHTDGRTLHRLHQSDTIRSVTATQNQDGSLEFSVPALPSHEHVKMVEVRFFGNVITNKHRRLTLRLKKDGHVVGKQKITMKAGKRSLSLAEHIVSKFDGLKGNFTFTLKERIVPDVDRFQTTSLPIIIIYSHDRGFMKSALKSLTKSESAQSTQTILSRRKRASGDENNSKSGRLKKRNPWRIGKKNPEPCGVKDFKVDFNLIGWGPWIIHPKTFNARACFGQCPEPISSKYSPTNHAMLQALMRMKRPLSAPENCCVATKLRPLSMLYFEYDDIVVRHHEDMIVDECGCR; from the exons ATGAAGAAAATATCCATTATGGCAtggaaaattaacattttttctgTATTCTTATACagtgcaatattgtttacaatcgtGAAAATAACAAGTGCAATAGAAATCGGCCGTGAACTTAGTCCGGGTGTGTCGAAATCGATGCTTCTGCAGTCGCTACACGGGATTCATGCCACAAAAGAAAGGACGATTGAAAAGGAAGAGTTGCGGAAGCACATACGTCAACAGTATCAAATTCAGACTGACGTCAACAAGCCGTCGGTGGGTTTCATGATCGACGTCTTTGAGCAGCTAGTTCAAGGCGGTGAGATGACCTCCGTGctcggacacacggacggacgaacaCTTCATCGGTTGCACCAGTCAGACACTATTCGCAGCGTCACTGCTACCC aaaatcaAGATGGTAGCTTAGAGTTCAGTGTTCCAGCCCTGCCGAGTCATGAGCACGTGAAAATGGTCGAAGTACGTTTCTTTGGCAACGTCATTACAAACAAGCATCGACGCTTGACGTTGCGCCTGAAAAAGGATGGGCACGTTGTGGGAAAGCAGAAAATTACGATGAAAGCCGGTAAGCGGAGCTTGTCGCTTGCTGAACACATTGTGTCCAAATTTGACGGATTAAAAGGAAATTTTACGTTTACATTGAAGGAAAGAATCGTCCCCGATGTTGATCGTTTTCAAACAACGTCACTacctattattataatttattctcATGACAGAGGCTTTATGAAGTCTGCTCTGAAGTCATTGACAAAATCTGAAAGTGCTCAGAGCACGCAAACTATACTAAGTCGTCGAAAAAGGGCAAGTGGTGATGAAAATAATTCGAAATCTGGGCGATTGAAGAAAAGGAATCCATGGCGAATAGGGAAGAAAAACCCAGAACCGTGCGGCGTTAAAGACTTTAAAGTTGACTTCAATTTAATCGGCTGGGGCCCTTGGATAATTCACCCAAAAACATTCAATGCGCGCGCATGCTTCGGCCAGTGTCCTGAACCAATCAGCTCTAAATATTCGCCGACCAATCACGCGATGCTGCAGGCGCTCATGCGAATGAAGCGCCCCCTATCGGCGCCCGAGAACTGTTGCGTTGCAACTAAACTCCGCCCCCTGAGCATGCTGTATTTCGAATATGACGACATTGTGGTACGTCATCACGAGGACATGATCGTGGATGAGTGTGGTTGTAGATAG